CTTCACGAAGCAGAACGTGATTGCTGATTGTTGACAGCTGATAGCTTTTTGGGAAACATGTCTGACCTCATTCTGGGCATCGAGACCTCGTGTGACGAAACGGCCGCTGCGGTGGTGGAGGGGAGCGAGAAGATCCGTTCCAACATCGTGGCCTCACAAGTGAAATTGCATGCGCCCTACGGGGGAATCGTGCCAGAGTTGGCTTCCCGGCGCCACCTGGAGATGATCGTGCCAGTCATCCAGCTGGCGGTCACGGAGGCCGGGACGGATTTCGCTGACCTGACGGGCCTCGCTGTCACGGTCGGTCCCGGCCTCGTGGGTTCTCTCCTCGTCGGGATGTCGTCAGCCAAGGCGCTGGCGTATACCCTGCGCAAGCCCCTCGTTGGTGTCAATCACATCGAGGGCCATCTTTACGCCGTGTTCCTCGACCATCCGCATCTCGAATGCCCGTATGTCGCCTTGGTGGCTTCGGGGGGCCATACGCACTTGTACCACGCGGAGGCGCCGGGGACATGTCGCCTTTTAGGTTGTACCCGAGACGACGCGGCCGGAGAGGCCTTTGACAAGGTCGCCAAGGTCCTCGGACTTCCCTACCCGGGAGGCCCCCACATCGAACAGGTGGCGCGCGCCGGGGACCCCCGAGCAGTTTCCCTCCCGCGGCCGATCATCGGCCATGGGTCGTTGGACTTCAGTTTCAGTGGACTCAAGACCGCGGTCATCCAGTATCTGGAGAGGAGAGGCTACAGGACGCCACGGCGACGGGGCGCGACACGGATGGATGCTTCCGACCGCGAACCCACCGTTCTCAACCCCCAATTAGTAGCGGACATCGCGGCCAGTTTCCAGCAGGCGGTCGTGGATGTCCTCACGCGCAATGCGATCAGAGCCGCCAAGCGCGTCGGGAGCTCGCGGATCCTTCTCACCGGCGGGGTGGCCTGCAACCAATCTCTCCGGCAACATCTGGCGCAAAGGGCGAACCGTGATGAGATAGAGGTGTTCTGGCCGCGGCGTGAGCTTTGTACCGACAACGCAGCCATGATCGCCGCAGCCGGGTACGCCCGCCTTCGTCGGGGAGAGGTCGCCTCTCTTGACCTCAATGCCGTCGCCGACCTCCCCCTCTGTTGATTAGCGAAGAAGCTGTCCGCTGCAAGCCGTCAGCATTTTCCCAGCCGACCGCTGACTGCTGATGGCTGACTGCCCTGAATTACTCGTCAAGTCGCACGTCGATGTACGCCTTCTTTTTCAGCTCCTCAAAATACGCATTCATCCGTTTCACCAGCTTCTGGTTGAAGAGGAGCTGACGAATTTGTTCCCGGACCTGGCCACTCATCGCATCACCCCCCGTGCGCTCCTCGACCTTGATGATATTGAACCCCGCGTCAGTTGTGATGATGTCGCTGATGCCCCCCGGCTCTAGAGAAAAAGCGGCGGACTCCAGGGCCGGGTGCAGGTCCCCCTTTTGAATCACGCCCAAGTCACCCCCGTCCTTGGCTGCTGCGCTGTCAGAATGCTCAGCCGCGATCATGGCAAAATCGGCCCCATCTTGAAGGTGCCCGAGCACCTTTGCCGCACGGGCCCGAGCCTGCGTGAGATCCTCGGATGAGGGATCTTCCGGGAGACGCATCAGAATATGCCGGATTCGGACGGAGTCAGGCTTCCGGAATTGGTCGGCGTGATCATGATAATACTGCGTAATCTCTTCGTCGGACACGATGACGCTCGTCCGCACGTTGCGCACAAGGAGCGCGTCCACAACCAGCTGCTCCCCCACCCTCGTCTTAAACTCTTCGAGGGTCAGGTTCTGCTGCTTGAGGGCCTCGGCGAACTCGGCATCGCTTATGATGCCGTTCTGCTTTTTGATCTGTTCGATGGCTGCCGTCACTTGTTCCTGATCCACGACGATGTTTTCCTTCGCCGCCTCCTGCAGCTGCAATTGGCGAAGGATCAAGGCATCAAGAATCTGTCGCTCGGTAATCTGCAGTTGCCCCGCGGGGTTCTGTTTCCGCAACTCGTCCCGCATGCGCTGGATAAGAGGCTTTCCCTCCTGCTGGAGCTGGCTGAGGGTAATTACCTCGTCGTTGACTATGGCAACTACCTTATCGATGAGGACACCCTCTCCGGCGACCACCGCCGCTCCCCAGACCAGCAGCGTAAGGCCCAGGATCAGTCGGTGCTGGTGCATCATGACCCTCCCGAACCGCCGAGCGGCTGACCGCAGGGCTCGTGCATTTCTTGGAGCAGGGCTTTGATTCTTGCGATCCGCTCGAGGGTTGAGGTGCTGTCACAGCTCAGCTCCAAGGTATCCTCCGGCAGATACCGGAGTGCTCCTCCCATCGCCTCAAGAAGGGTCAAGATCCGCTCCGGCGGGACGGTCGGGGCTGGCCCGAACGCAATCCGGACAATCCCGCGACGGGCGTCGATCTCTCTGATCCGAAGCGACCGGGCCGTCGCCTTCAGATCGAGGACCGTCAAGAGATGCTCCACTGGCGGGGGAAACGGGCCAAACCGATCTCGGAGTTCGCCGGCTAGCTCCTCGCGCTCTGCCGAGGAGGCGGCGGCCGAGAGCCGTCTGTACAACGTGAGGCGGACGGTGGCATCCGAGACGTACTCCTCAGGAATGAATGCCTCGAGCGGGAGACGAAGCACCGGATCGACCACGATTTCGCGGTCCTCCCCCTTGAGTTCTGCGACCGCCTCTTGGATGAGCTGACAGTACAGATCAAATCCCACTGCGTTGATGTGCCCGTGCTGCTCTACCCCCAAGAGATTTCCCGCCCCCCGGATCTCCAAATCTCGGGATGCGATCTTGAACCCCGAGCCCAGTTCAGTCAGCTCGGCAAGCACTTGAAGACGCTTCCGGGCACCTTCGGTGAGAGCATCCTCGCGCGGGATGAGGAGATAGGCGTGAGCCCGAAACCGATCTCGACCAACCCGACCACGAAGCTGATACAGCTGGGCTAGCCCAAACCGGTCTGCGCGATTGATAATGATGGTATTGGCCGTCGGGATATCGAGGCCCGACTCGATAATGGCCGTACAGCAGAGGAGTTGGTATCGCCTGGCGTAAAAGTCGCACATGACGCGTTCCAGCTCGTTATCCGACATCTGCCCGTGGGCCACGGCGATCTTGACGTGGGGGACCAAGCGATGGAGGAACCGTGCCATGGCCTGGATGCTCTCGACTCGGTTGTGGACAAAAAAGACCTGGCCCCCTCGGCCGATTTCCTCTTCGATCGCCTGCTGAATCACCGCGGAATCGAAACGGGTCACGTAGGTGCGAATGCTCAACCGATCCTCAGGAGGGGTCTCGATGGTGGAAACATCCCGGACCCCCAACATCGCCATATGCAGGGTCCGCGGGATGGGGGTGGCCGTCAACGTCAGGACATCCACCTCGGTCCGGAGCCTCTTGAGCCGCTCCTTCGCCGCCACGCCAAACCGTTGCTCCTCGTCCACCACGAGGAGTCCCAGATCCCGAAATCGGACGTCATTCTGCAAGAGCCGATGAGTGCCGATGACAATATCGACGGTCCCGTCCCGCAGCCCGCGGAGGACCTTTTGCTGCTCCCCGCGGGTCCGGAATCGGGACAGCACCTCCACCACAATGGGAAAGGGGGCGAAGCGGTCCGAGAACGACTGGAAGTGCTGGAGGGCCAATACGGTTGTGGGGACGAGGACGGCGACCTGCTTTCCGTCCATGACCGCCTTGAACGCCGCCCGCATGGCTACCTCAGTCTTGCCGTACCCAACATCCCCGCAGACCAGCCGGTCCATGGGTTGAGGCCGACTCATATCCGCCTTGACCTGCTGGATGGCCGTGATTTGATCGCCTGTCTCCTCAAAGGGAAAGGCCGCCTCAAACTCGCGCTGCCAGGGGGTATCCGAAGCGAAGGCGTGCCCCTCGGCCACCTGTCGGGCGGCATAGAGCTTCAAGAGCTCCTGCGCCATTTCCCGGATGGAGGCCCGCACCCGCTCCTTTGCCCGCGCCCACGACGTTGATCCCAACCGATCCAGGAGGGGGCCACTCGTCGTGGCATCGGCACCCACGTAGCGCTGGACGAGGTGGAACTTGTCCACCGGGACGTAGAGCTTATCGCCCGCTGCATACTCCAGCAGCAGGTAATCTCCCTCCGCCTCGCCCACCGTGAGCTTCTGTAGTCCGTGGAACCGCCCGATGCCATGGTCCACGTGAACCACAACATCACCAGATTTCAGATCCTCGAACGCAACAAAGGGGCGAGCCTCACGGATTTTTGGGCGTCGGACGGAGACAGCCCTGCGGGGGCCGAAGATTTCCGCCTCCGTGAGATAGGTCTGTTTCAGCGGCGCAAAATGAAAGCCGGCGGTGAGTCCCCCCTCCAGGATGTGGATGCTTCCGGGGAGGGCAGGCCCGTCGTTCACACTGGCACCCAGGTCGTGCTCGCGCAGCACCTCGCCCAGGCGCTGCGCCTGCGCCGCCCCCCTGGCCACAAGGGTAATGGCGTGCCCCTCTCGACGCCACAATCCGAGGTCACGCACCAAGGGGGTGAAGCGCCCCTGGTACGTAGCGATCGGTCGGGTCTCAAAAACGAAAGGTGCGGCTTCCTGTCCTGGTGCCGGTGCAAACGGCAAAAGGTCGATCCTGGATCGGTACGCCAGCCCCTGTCGGATCTCCTTCCACTGAAGGTGTGTCGCCCCGAGCGGGGGAAGTCCTTCACCCTGATGCCGCTCGTACTGCTCCTCCAGGAGTTCCTCCGCCGTCTCGCTTTTGGCCGTCACCTGGTCCGGGTCGTCCCAGACGAGAATCGTTTCCCGACTGAGGTATTCCCACAGGGGGACCGTCCGTCGATAGAAGTAGGGAAGATAGCGCTCGAGGCCGGGCCCGAACTTTCCCACCTCGACCGCGCCTTGAAGCAGAGGAGATCCCTTTCCCTTTGAGCGTTGCCGCGCTAACTCCCGGGATTCCGGGCGCAGGAGAATCTCCGAGAGCGGAAGGATAACCACTCCCCCCTGGCCTGGGGACGTAAGCGAACGTTGCGTCCCCAGATCAAAGGTCCGGATCGAATCGATCTCATCTCCGAAAAACTCGATACGAACCGGATGGGGCAGGTGGGGAAGGCCAATGTCCAAAATCCCCCCGCGGCGGCTGTATTCCCCTGCTTGCTCCACCTGGGGGACCGCCCGATAGCCACCGAGGTCGAGAATTTCTGCGACCTGCTCGGGAGGCACGATCCGCTGGGGGTAGAGGTGCATGGTGGCCGCATCCAGCTCCTCGGGCGGGAGGAGTCGACGAAAGAGGGCGTGGGCTGGCAGCACCAGGGCTGACAGCTCCTCGTCCCGAAGTTCACGGAGACGCTTCATCCGCTCCGCGCGCACCTCAAGCGGCGGCGAGATCGGCTGAAAGGGGGGACCTTCCGGCTCCGGAAAGAGTTCCACGCGGTCTCGGTCAAGGAAGAAGCGGAGATCTGCCGTCAGTTCCTCTGCCTCTCTGAGGGTCGCCGTCACCACCACCAGTGGCCGTTTGAGCGCCCTGGCAATTTCCCCCAGCACCAGCGCCCGCGCACCCCCCCAGAGGCCGAACAGCCGGAGCCCTCCGCCGTCCGAAAGGTCCGGCAGCCGTTCGTGAAGGTTGAGGGCCTGAAGGTCTGCAAATCGTCCGGCGATCATCCGTTTCCTCCCCGGATGCGTCGGAGGAGTTGACTGCTCGATGCCCCCTCGACGTACGACAGGGTACAGACCCGCCCCCCGCGACTCTCTACGATCTGCCGCCCGACGACTTGATCCGCCGGCCAATCACCCCCTTTGACCAGCACGTCTGGCTCGAGCGCCCGGATGACTTTCTCGGGATCCAGCTCCTCAAAAACGAGGACGTAATCGACCGCGGCCAAGGCGGTGACCAGTTCGGCCCGTTCCTCGTCAGACATCACCGGCCGGCCCGGCCCCTTCAGGGCACGGACTGAGGCGTCACTGTTGATGGCAACGATGAGGACATCTCCCAAGGTCTTGGCTTGATCCAGGTACCGAACGTGACCTCGATGGAGCAGGTCGAAACACCCATTGGTGAAGACCACCTGCTTTCCGTGTCGGCGGAGGCCCTGCGTAATGCTTGCCAGCTCCTCCAGCGTCTTGAGTTTTTCCGCATAGCCTGGCGGCATCTCGTGCCCCGACTTACTCCCCCTCTTCCCACTGCTCGATCACGGCCGCTGCCAAGAGCGGGAACAGGATTTCGTGATGTCCGATTAGGGCGTATCCTTGGCCGCCTCCCGCCACGGGGCGGCGGACGACGTTCTGGGTCGGGCGGTAATGTTGCAGAAAGTCCATGTTCACGGTGGTGAAGTCAGTCACGGCATGCCCCACGTTCCGGGCCACCGCTATCGCTTTCATAAAGACCTCGGGAAGGAGGACCGCGGAGCCCACATTGAGATAGACCCCACCACCCCCGAGCTCTGCCACCACCGCCGTCAATAGCCGAAAGTCGAGATGGCTCGCCTCGCCAATGGCTGCTCCGTCGCACGAGGGGTGCATGTGAATGACATCGGTCCCGACCGCCACGTGGACAGTCACCGGCAGGTGGAGACGAACCGCAGCGGCACAGAGGCTCAAGTGCAGATACGGGGGGCTCAGGACTCGAAGTTTTTCCCCCACGGCCTGTCCGAACCCCCAACCTTTGGCGATTCCCTCCCGGACCGCATCGTTGAGGATTCTTCCGGTTTCCTCGGCCATCCCGAACTCTCCGGTTCCCAGGACGGCTTCCACTTCCTCGGAGGTAAAGCCGGCGTACGCAAGTTCGAAGTCGTGGATCGGGCCGGCCCCGTTCATGGCGATGGCGTTCACGATCCCGCGTTCCATCAGATCGATCACCACCGGCGAGAGCCCGACCTTGATGACGTGGGCCCCCAGCCCCAAGATCACTGGCTTTCCGGCCCGGCGGGCGGTAACCATGGCGGCCACCACGGCGCGGAAATCCCGGGCCCCCAAGATATCGGGGAGGGTAGCGAGGAAGTCCCGAAGGACCCCTCCTTTTTGCCAGACCCGTGCCAGGGCCGTGACGGAAACCTTGCTCGGCCGGTCGCGGAGGGGGGTGGTCTTTATCTTGTCAAGGTCAATAGGTTCCCACGGCTTTTCCATCTTGTTCTCCACCAGTCGATCTTCCCTCGATTCCCCTGTTCTATTGCTCCTCAGGCGACCATCGCGGTTCTGAGGTGCCTGCATCGTTTTAGAAACTCCTTGACCTCTTCCTGGTCCCGAAGGTAATACGAGGCGGCACTGCTTGGCTTTCGGCCTCCCACGAAGACCGCCAAGTCGTTCGCTCGCAGGGCGGCAAAGGCGGCCTCGTCGGTCTCATCGTCCCCCAGATAGCAGAGCAAGATCTTGCGAGGCGACCGGCTTCGTTCGATCTCTCTCCGGATGAGCTTGACGGCATTCCCCTTATCCCACTGTACCGCGGGGCGCACTTCCAAGACCATCTTTCCCCGGGTGACACGAATCTCTCCCCGCTTCAGATACGGGCTTACCGTCTGCATGAAGATGTCTTGGACGGTGGAATGTCGGGCCCGGGGGACTCGCCGATAGTGGAAGCTGAGGCTTAAGGTCTTATCCTCGACGAGGACTCCGAAAATCCCCGCAAGTCGCTTCCGGAGCTCTCTGGCGATTCGGACGAGCACCGGGCGCGTCGCCGCCGCCCCCGGGTGAAGAAAACGAAGGTTTGGCCCTTGCAGCTCCAGGCCATGGTTCCCCGCGTAGTAGAGTCCCCGGATCCCGATGCGCCTCCGCAGATCCCGCAGTCCACGACCGCTGATGATCCCAATGGCCACCTGGCTGTCCTGACTGAGGGCCTGCAACATCTTCCGGTGAGATGGGGAGAGGCGGGGAATCCCCGGGCGGCTCGCGATGGGGCTGAGGGTCCCATCAAAATCGAACAAGAGGGCAATCTGTTCCGCCTGCCGGATCCGCGCGGCACAGCGGTTCCAGGTGCGGAAGAGATGGATCATAACCGCCCGCGACGGATCCGCCTGACTTCCTTGAGCATATCCAGGGCCCACCGGTAGATATCGTGATCCTGAATCTGCTCCTGGAGCCACCGGCAGCGCCTGCCCCGCTCTTCCTGAGGCATCTCAAGCGCCTGCCGGATGGCCTCGGCAGACCCCTCGATGTCATATGGGTTAATCGACGGCGCCTCAGCGAGTTCGCGGGCCGCGCCGGTAAACCGACTGAGGATCAGAACGCCTGGCTTCTCCCCCTGTTGCGCAGCGATAAATTCCTTGCTCACCAAATTCATGCCATCATGCAGGGCCGTCACGAGGCAGACATCCGCCATCGCAAGATAGGCGAGAACCCTCGGGTAACTAACCTGTTGGTCCAAGAGGATCACCGGCTGCCACGTCTCCGTCCCGTACTTCCAGTTGATCTCTTCGACTCGCTGGGCGATGTCCCCCCGGAGTTCCTTGTACGCGGGGATGTGGATCCGGCTGGGGGCCCCAATCCCCAGGTAAACGAACCGCCCCACGTAGTGTGGATACCGCTCGAGGAACCGATCGATGGCATGGAGCCGCTCCACGATGCCTTTCGTGTAGTCAATTCGGTCCACTCCAACCGCCAGGAACTCCGGTCGCCCTCCCAGCAGGCGATCAATCCGGCGCGTCTCTTCTTCGACTTCGGGCGATTCGAGGTCCTGAACGATACGATGATAATCGATGCTAATGGGGAAGGGTTTGACAACGGTCATACGCCCCCGGTACTGAACCGCCGATTGCTCGGCAATAATCTTGGCCTCTAGCTCATTGGCCACCGTGGCCAGGAAGTTATCGCAGTGGTAGCGGATCTGAAATCCGAGCAGGTCAGCCCCCAGCATCCCCTCCAGCAGCTCTCGTCTCCAGGGACAGATCCGAAAGACCTCGGGGGTCGGCCAGGGCGTGTGCCAGAAATGCGCCACGCTCAGATCCGGTCGCGCCTGCTTCAGGAACCGCGGTAAGAGCGCGAGATGAAAATCTTGGCTCCAGATCAAGGCGCGCCCTTGTCCGGCTTCCTTCAGGGCGGCATCGCTCATGACCTGATTCACCGCCTGATAATGCTGCCAGTCTGAGGCGCGAAAGATCGGCCGGACGAAGGCGGTATGGCAGAGGGGCCAGAGGACCTCGTTGCCGAAGCCATGGTAGTACCCCTCTTCCTGCTCCTTGCTCAGAAAAACCCGCCGGAGGGTGTACTGAGGATCCTCTGGCGGGACCCGCACCCGGCCCTCGGCATCCACGACAATCCGGTCCGCCGGAGTCTGCCCGGAGGCCACCCAGCTCCCTTTGGCTACGCGGAGCACCGGATCAAGCGCCACTACGAGCCCACCGGCAGGCCGTCGCCAGATGACACGATCCCCGTCGTAGATATGCATATACGGCTGACGGTTGGAGACGACCACCACTCGGGTGGCCCTCATCTTGGTCTTTACAAAATCCTGTAATGCTGCACGATGAATCATCTCACTCCCCCCTCAAAAAGGGGGGCCTCCTCTGGGCAACCTCCTGCGACCCAACGCACTCCCCGGGTCGACAGGGGCGCCTGCGTCAGTCCCCTGCAACAAGGCTGCCACGGCTGGAAGGAGAAAGGCGGGAACTCGGTGGATCGCCAGATTTGTTGACCCTTGTATTTGTATGTACTTGTATCAAAAAAACCCGAGAGGGTCAACCCTCGGGGGCTCAGTTTTCGCGACGCCTGGATGATTTGGCCGGGAACAATCCCGCAGGCAGTTCTAACACGCGTTGGAAGATGCCAAAGACCCCGCGACCGAGGGACTCCTGGGGCACCATTCTGACCTGGGGCGTCTTCAGGGGTCCTTCGACCTTCATTGAGACCACC
The window above is part of the Candidatus Methylomirabilota bacterium genome. Proteins encoded here:
- the rfaE2 gene encoding D-glycero-beta-D-manno-heptose 1-phosphate adenylyltransferase, whose amino-acid sequence is MPPGYAEKLKTLEELASITQGLRRHGKQVVFTNGCFDLLHRGHVRYLDQAKTLGDVLIVAINSDASVRALKGPGRPVMSDEERAELVTALAAVDYVLVFEELDPEKVIRALEPDVLVKGGDWPADQVVGRQIVESRGGRVCTLSYVEGASSSQLLRRIRGGNG
- the tsaD gene encoding tRNA (adenosine(37)-N6)-threonylcarbamoyltransferase complex transferase subunit TsaD: MSDLILGIETSCDETAAAVVEGSEKIRSNIVASQVKLHAPYGGIVPELASRRHLEMIVPVIQLAVTEAGTDFADLTGLAVTVGPGLVGSLLVGMSSAKALAYTLRKPLVGVNHIEGHLYAVFLDHPHLECPYVALVASGGHTHLYHAEAPGTCRLLGCTRDDAAGEAFDKVAKVLGLPYPGGPHIEQVARAGDPRAVSLPRPIIGHGSLDFSFSGLKTAVIQYLERRGYRTPRRRGATRMDASDREPTVLNPQLVADIAASFQQAVVDVLTRNAIRAAKRVGSSRILLTGGVACNQSLRQHLAQRANRDEIEVFWPRRELCTDNAAMIAAAGYARLRRGEVASLDLNAVADLPLC
- a CDS encoding trehalose-6-phosphate synthase is translated as MIHRAALQDFVKTKMRATRVVVVSNRQPYMHIYDGDRVIWRRPAGGLVVALDPVLRVAKGSWVASGQTPADRIVVDAEGRVRVPPEDPQYTLRRVFLSKEQEEGYYHGFGNEVLWPLCHTAFVRPIFRASDWQHYQAVNQVMSDAALKEAGQGRALIWSQDFHLALLPRFLKQARPDLSVAHFWHTPWPTPEVFRICPWRRELLEGMLGADLLGFQIRYHCDNFLATVANELEAKIIAEQSAVQYRGRMTVVKPFPISIDYHRIVQDLESPEVEEETRRIDRLLGGRPEFLAVGVDRIDYTKGIVERLHAIDRFLERYPHYVGRFVYLGIGAPSRIHIPAYKELRGDIAQRVEEINWKYGTETWQPVILLDQQVSYPRVLAYLAMADVCLVTALHDGMNLVSKEFIAAQQGEKPGVLILSRFTGAARELAEAPSINPYDIEGSAEAIRQALEMPQEERGRRCRWLQEQIQDHDIYRWALDMLKEVRRIRRGRL
- a CDS encoding peptidylprolyl isomerase — its product is MHQHRLILGLTLLVWGAAVVAGEGVLIDKVVAIVNDEVITLSQLQQEGKPLIQRMRDELRKQNPAGQLQITERQILDALILRQLQLQEAAKENIVVDQEQVTAAIEQIKKQNGIISDAEFAEALKQQNLTLEEFKTRVGEQLVVDALLVRNVRTSVIVSDEEITQYYHDHADQFRKPDSVRIRHILMRLPEDPSSEDLTQARARAAKVLGHLQDGADFAMIAAEHSDSAAAKDGGDLGVIQKGDLHPALESAAFSLEPGGISDIITTDAGFNIIKVEERTGGDAMSGQVREQIRQLLFNQKLVKRMNAYFEELKKKAYIDVRLDE
- the otsB gene encoding trehalose-phosphatase; the encoded protein is MIHLFRTWNRCAARIRQAEQIALLFDFDGTLSPIASRPGIPRLSPSHRKMLQALSQDSQVAIGIISGRGLRDLRRRIGIRGLYYAGNHGLELQGPNLRFLHPGAAATRPVLVRIARELRKRLAGIFGVLVEDKTLSLSFHYRRVPRARHSTVQDIFMQTVSPYLKRGEIRVTRGKMVLEVRPAVQWDKGNAVKLIRREIERSRSPRKILLCYLGDDETDEAAFAALRANDLAVFVGGRKPSSAASYYLRDQEEVKEFLKRCRHLRTAMVA
- the mfd gene encoding transcription-repair coupling factor, encoding MIAGRFADLQALNLHERLPDLSDGGGLRLFGLWGGARALVLGEIARALKRPLVVVTATLREAEELTADLRFFLDRDRVELFPEPEGPPFQPISPPLEVRAERMKRLRELRDEELSALVLPAHALFRRLLPPEELDAATMHLYPQRIVPPEQVAEILDLGGYRAVPQVEQAGEYSRRGGILDIGLPHLPHPVRIEFFGDEIDSIRTFDLGTQRSLTSPGQGGVVILPLSEILLRPESRELARQRSKGKGSPLLQGAVEVGKFGPGLERYLPYFYRRTVPLWEYLSRETILVWDDPDQVTAKSETAEELLEEQYERHQGEGLPPLGATHLQWKEIRQGLAYRSRIDLLPFAPAPGQEAAPFVFETRPIATYQGRFTPLVRDLGLWRREGHAITLVARGAAQAQRLGEVLREHDLGASVNDGPALPGSIHILEGGLTAGFHFAPLKQTYLTEAEIFGPRRAVSVRRPKIREARPFVAFEDLKSGDVVVHVDHGIGRFHGLQKLTVGEAEGDYLLLEYAAGDKLYVPVDKFHLVQRYVGADATTSGPLLDRLGSTSWARAKERVRASIREMAQELLKLYAARQVAEGHAFASDTPWQREFEAAFPFEETGDQITAIQQVKADMSRPQPMDRLVCGDVGYGKTEVAMRAAFKAVMDGKQVAVLVPTTVLALQHFQSFSDRFAPFPIVVEVLSRFRTRGEQQKVLRGLRDGTVDIVIGTHRLLQNDVRFRDLGLLVVDEEQRFGVAAKERLKRLRTEVDVLTLTATPIPRTLHMAMLGVRDVSTIETPPEDRLSIRTYVTRFDSAVIQQAIEEEIGRGGQVFFVHNRVESIQAMARFLHRLVPHVKIAVAHGQMSDNELERVMCDFYARRYQLLCCTAIIESGLDIPTANTIIINRADRFGLAQLYQLRGRVGRDRFRAHAYLLIPREDALTEGARKRLQVLAELTELGSGFKIASRDLEIRGAGNLLGVEQHGHINAVGFDLYCQLIQEAVAELKGEDREIVVDPVLRLPLEAFIPEEYVSDATVRLTLYRRLSAAASSAEREELAGELRDRFGPFPPPVEHLLTVLDLKATARSLRIREIDARRGIVRIAFGPAPTVPPERILTLLEAMGGALRYLPEDTLELSCDSTSTLERIARIKALLQEMHEPCGQPLGGSGGS